From Rhodamnia argentea isolate NSW1041297 chromosome 10, ASM2092103v1, whole genome shotgun sequence, a single genomic window includes:
- the LOC115741983 gene encoding uracil phosphoribosyltransferase isoform X2: protein MASSSSSCGLGPSLRCLSSDPPRLRPSRRSRLPLDPKPSPSSSLRSPLKISCTVTRRRMNFTVNSHMATEPKPAFSEDQMLVFVPPHPLIKHWVSVLRNEQTPCPIFKNAMAELGRLLMYEASRDWLPTIAGEIQSPMGIASVEFIDPREPVVVIPILRAGLALVENASSILPATKTYHLGISRDEETLQPTVYLNKLPDKLPDGARVFVIDPMLATGGTIVAALNLLKERGINSKQIKVISAVAAPPALQKLSENFPGLHVYTGIIDPTVNDKGFIIPGLGDAGDRSFGT from the exons ATGGcttcctcgtcttcttcctgCGGCCTCGGCCCCTCTCTCAGGTGCCTCTCCTCCGATCCGCCGCGTCTCCGCCCCTCGCGCCGCTCTCGCCTCCCTCTTGACCCCAAGCCCTCGCCCTCTTCTTCCCTCCGCAGCCCGCTCAAG ATCTCCTGCACCGTCACTCGGCGGCGGATGAATTTCACTGTGAACTCGCACATGGCGACGGAGCCCAAGCCCGCTTTTTCTGAGGACCAAATGCTC GTATTTGTTCCTCCACATCCCTTAATCAAGCACTGGGTTTCAGTTCTGAGGAATGAACAGACCCCCTGTCCTATTTTCA AAAATGCAATGGCTGAGCTGGGGAGGCTCCTCATGTATGAAGCTTCAAGAGACTGGTTG CCTACAATCGCTGGGGAGATTCAATCGCCAATGGGTATTGCCTCCGTTGAATTCATTGATCCGAGAGAACCTGTGGTG GTTATTCCAATCTTAAGGGCTGGTCTTGCTCTTGTTGAAAATGCATCATCAATCTTGCCAGCTACAAAAACATATCATCTAG GAATCAGCAGAGATGAGGAAACACTTCAGCCAACTGTATATTTGAACAA GTTGCCTGATAAATTACCTGATGGTGCTCGAGTATTTGTGATAGATCCGATGCTGGCAACAG GGGGCACAATAGTGGCAGCGCTTAATCTCTTGAAGGAACGTGGGATCAACAGCAAGCAAATCAAAGTG ATCTCAGCCGTTGCTGCTCCTCCAGCTCTCCAAAAGCTCAGTGAAAACTTCCCCGG GCTTCATGTCTACACTGGAATCATTGATCCAACAGTAAATGACAAGGG GTTCATAATTCCTGGACTTGGAGATGCAGGCGATCGGAGCTTTGGTACTTAG
- the LOC115741983 gene encoding uracil phosphoribosyltransferase isoform X1 — protein sequence MASSSSSCGLGPSLRCLSSDPPRLRPSRRSRLPLDPKPSPSSSLRSPLKISCTVTRRRMNFTVNSHMATEPKPAFSEDQMLVFVPPHPLIKHWVSVLRNEQTPCPIFKNAMAELGRLLMYEASRDWLPTIAGEIQSPMGIASVEFIDPREPVVVIPILRAGLALVENASSILPATKTYHLGISRDEETLQPTVYLNKLPDKLPDGARVFVIDPMLATGGTIVAALNLLKERGINSKQIKVISAVLCHSFNKRIDLFLSELFVIFMIWSQYNVTWKHEELKTAFFSRIVIHLWIFQLYIFW from the exons ATGGcttcctcgtcttcttcctgCGGCCTCGGCCCCTCTCTCAGGTGCCTCTCCTCCGATCCGCCGCGTCTCCGCCCCTCGCGCCGCTCTCGCCTCCCTCTTGACCCCAAGCCCTCGCCCTCTTCTTCCCTCCGCAGCCCGCTCAAG ATCTCCTGCACCGTCACTCGGCGGCGGATGAATTTCACTGTGAACTCGCACATGGCGACGGAGCCCAAGCCCGCTTTTTCTGAGGACCAAATGCTC GTATTTGTTCCTCCACATCCCTTAATCAAGCACTGGGTTTCAGTTCTGAGGAATGAACAGACCCCCTGTCCTATTTTCA AAAATGCAATGGCTGAGCTGGGGAGGCTCCTCATGTATGAAGCTTCAAGAGACTGGTTG CCTACAATCGCTGGGGAGATTCAATCGCCAATGGGTATTGCCTCCGTTGAATTCATTGATCCGAGAGAACCTGTGGTG GTTATTCCAATCTTAAGGGCTGGTCTTGCTCTTGTTGAAAATGCATCATCAATCTTGCCAGCTACAAAAACATATCATCTAG GAATCAGCAGAGATGAGGAAACACTTCAGCCAACTGTATATTTGAACAA GTTGCCTGATAAATTACCTGATGGTGCTCGAGTATTTGTGATAGATCCGATGCTGGCAACAG GGGGCACAATAGTGGCAGCGCTTAATCTCTTGAAGGAACGTGGGATCAACAGCAAGCAAATCAAA GTGATTTCAGCTGTTTTGTGTCATTCATTTAATAAAAGGATTGATTTATTTCTGTCCGAGCTCTTTGTTATCTTCATGATATGGAGTCAATATAACGTGACTTGGAAGCATGAAGAGCTCAAAACTGCATTTTTCAGTCGGATAGTGATACATCTATGGATCTTTCAACTTTACatattttggtaa